In Meiothermus ruber DSM 1279, the following proteins share a genomic window:
- a CDS encoding Fur family transcriptional regulator, which translates to MAKAKERDSYRSKLKAMGLRHTLPRERILAYLDNKNTHPTPEELYLGLKKKGFNIGLSTIYLNLQVLREAGLLWEFKDQKGNTRYDGFNERHHHLFCLQCGSIEDVLDKDLPTFDTTPIKKAIEAKNGWFVEEARLELRGVCPACQ; encoded by the coding sequence ATGGCAAAAGCCAAAGAGCGGGATAGCTATCGGTCAAAGCTCAAAGCGATGGGGCTGCGTCATACCCTACCCAGAGAACGAATACTGGCCTATCTCGATAACAAAAACACCCACCCCACGCCCGAAGAGCTCTACCTAGGCCTCAAAAAAAAGGGATTCAACATCGGCCTTTCAACCATATACCTAAACCTTCAGGTGTTGCGCGAGGCCGGGCTACTGTGGGAGTTCAAAGACCAGAAAGGCAACACCCGCTACGATGGTTTCAACGAGCGTCACCACCATCTTTTCTGCTTGCAATGCGGGAGCATCGAGGATGTGCTGGACAAAGACCTGCCCACCTTTGACACCACCCCCATCAAAAAAGCCATCGAGGCCAAAAACGGCTGGTTTGTAGAAGAGGCCCGGCTCGAGCTTCGCGGCGTTTGCCCGGCATGCCAGTAA
- a CDS encoding inorganic diphosphatase → MRAKMLVEWSLGTAERYSWDGERLVPKEPPWRPEWGLAPVNYGLIPGYHNPADHDTLDAIWAGREPVPVGSWLEGEVLGMIWVSDGDHKIILGHPQNLSDLDLGVLWQWFRKRQPRLASAEEAEAFVRSL, encoded by the coding sequence ATGCGAGCCAAAATGCTGGTGGAGTGGAGCCTGGGAACGGCCGAAAGGTATAGCTGGGACGGGGAGCGCCTGGTTCCGAAGGAGCCCCCCTGGCGGCCGGAATGGGGCCTGGCACCGGTCAACTACGGTCTGATACCGGGCTATCACAACCCTGCCGACCACGACACCCTCGATGCCATCTGGGCGGGCAGGGAGCCGGTGCCGGTCGGAAGCTGGCTCGAGGGTGAGGTGCTGGGCATGATCTGGGTCTCCGACGGCGACCACAAGATAATCCTGGGCCATCCCCAAAACCTCTCCGACCTCGACCTGGGGGTTCTCTGGCAGTGGTTCAGGAAGCGCCAGCCCCGCCTGGCCAGCGCTGAAGAGGCCGAGGCGTTTGTTCGTTCCCTGTAG